DNA sequence from the Stigmatella aurantiaca genome:
CGGCGCTACCAAGAGCAGATCTCCGGCCGCTCCGCCGATGAGGTGTATTACATCGGTGAGGTAGAGTTCGATGGCTTCCAGAACGGTGTCTTGCTGAAAGCCAAGGCTGAAAACTATCGCCAGTTCTTCGACAAGGACGGACAGCCCTATTACTGGTTTGAGGCTTCTGGGAGTTTCAAGCAGCTGATCGAACAAGCATACCGGCAATCGCAAACAGCCAAGGGGCTGGTGGTGCAATGGCACGTTGCTGAACAAGGTGTAGCCACCCTGCTACGCCAGCGGTTCAAGGGCGAGAGACTTTTCAACATCGAAGTGGTGTACACCCCACCCAAACATTGAGAGTAAAGCCACATGTTGGAGAAGTATCACGTAGGCGCCTATTGGAAGAAACGGCCGGAAACGGCCTCTGAATGCGCGCGCCGCTTGGAACTTTTCTTTCACATGCTGACAAGGTGCGACGTCTCTCTTCATCAATGGTACACGGAAGG
Encoded proteins:
- a CDS encoding Tox-REase-5 domain-containing protein, which codes for MTALGSGASSVYVLMAPAKPPRTRSTATPTREPGQWRRRKFSGSTQARRYQEQISGRSADEVYYIGEVEFDGFQNGVLLKAKAENYRQFFDKDGQPYYWFEASGSFKQLIEQAYRQSQTAKGLVVQWHVAEQGVATLLRQRFKGERLFNIEVVYTPPKH